One Panicum virgatum strain AP13 chromosome 9K, P.virgatum_v5, whole genome shotgun sequence genomic region harbors:
- the LOC120649348 gene encoding uncharacterized protein LOC120649348 isoform X2 produces the protein MDLGMSMTTRGGSEQADNIVRAINNEPEEGLGQIEFFDWDEAMLKKEIDSFRKRYYALPDNDDYDAWAPISDQQLKDMELRFAICRIKAHKMLKGEDLSIAELRNMYPPAMLEEEGYFRRVERHFEWYFDRKYCEFAHLEDYQRLALRNPYHYLDWEFYHKNCNTLQGDREYVYFWEKLSSKTKRLKNFRSAKVSEQERVELEVFYHAVKIAGECTHCFTPLLHNGYNEYLWSVRYDKTRYEDSASLYFDIWKLVAKQKMSFKDALNQVKEKGMRSSCHFELEVELDSDRGLLIGPVTQHYYTYVAEINGNVPEDEAYEKVMEAVKKFIGKSKSYYDYAKKKLDIAEKIGLVLPAQRGRTVQRSLHKSSWLGGNTKKRAGH, from the exons ATGGATCTCGGTATGAGTATGACTACACGGGGTGGCAGTGAACAGGCTGATAATATTGTCCGTGCCATCAACAATGAGCCGGAAGAAGGGCTGGGGCAGATCGAATTCTTTGACTGGGATGAGGCTATGCTCAAAAAGGAGATCGATTCTTTTCGCAAGAGGTACTATGCCCTTCCTGATAACGATGATTATGATGCTTGGGCTCCCATCAGTGACCAGCAGCTTAAAGACATGGAGTTACGGTTCGCCATATGTCGCATCAAAGCTCACAAG ATGTTGAAGGGAGAGGACCTGAGCATTGCAGAACTGAGAAATATGTACCCTCCGGCCATGCTTGAAGAGGAAGGGTATTTTCGCCGGGTCGAACGTCATTTCGAATGGTACTTTGATCGTAAGTACTGCGAGTTTGCTCACTTGGAGGACTACCAGCGGTTAGCTCTTCGTAATCCT TATCATTATCTGGATTGGGAGTTTTACCACAAAAATTGTAACACACTTCAGGGTGACCGAGAATATGTCTATTTCTGGGAAAAACTATCAAGTAAAACTAAG CGGCTTAAGAATTTCAGAAGCGCCAAAGTAAGTGAG CAAGAAAGAGTCGAGCTGGAGGTCTTTTACCATGCTGTGAAGATCGCAGGAGAGTGTACCCATTGTTTTACACCTTTGCTTCACAATGGCTACAAT GAATATTTGTGGAGTGTTAGGTATGATAAAACTCGGTATGAAGACTCTGCTAGTCTCTATTTTGATATTTGGAAACTGGTTGCTAAGCAAAAG ATGAGTTTCAAAGATGCTTTGAATCAAGTGAAAGAGAAAGGCATGCGATCGTCATGCCATTTTGAATTGGAAGTTGAGCTTGACAGTGATAGAGGGTTGTTGATTGGTCCGGTGACACAGCAT TATTATACCTATGTGGCTGAAATTAATGGAAAT GTACCAGAGGATGAAGCATATGAAAAGGTCATGGAGGCCGTCAAAAAGTTT ATTGGAAAATCCAAGAGCTATTATGATTATGCCAAAAAGAAGTTGGATATTGCAGAAAAAATCGGTTTGGTGCTCCCAGCCCAA CGTGGCAGAACAGTTCAGAGGTCACTGCATAAATCGAGTTGGTTGGGAGGCAATACCAAGAAACGGGCGGGCCATTGA
- the LOC120649345 gene encoding mitochondrial Rho GTPase 1-like isoform X1: MAGATSPSAAANLAGKSGVRVVVIGDPGTGKSSLVVALATEQFPENVPRVMPPTRLPADYFPDRVPITIIDTSSSPEQKPKLIAECQAADAVVLTYACDRPATLERLSSFWLPELRRLQLKTPVIVVGCKLDLRDEQQVSLEQVMAPIMQSFREIETCIECSALRQIQVPEVFYYAQKAVLHPTAPLFDQEAQSLKPRCVRALKRIFILCDNDKDGALSDVELNEFQVRCFSAPLQPTEISGVKRVVQEKMPEGVNDNGLTLTGFLFLHALFIEKGRLETTWTVLRKFGYDNDIKLRDDLIAMPIKRAPDQTLELTSEVVDFLRGIFNMFDVDNDGALLPSELEDLFSTAPENPWSSDPYKDCAEKNVLGGLSLEGFLSKWALMTLRDPTNSYANLVYVGYPGEFSSAFTVTRKRRVGRKKQQTQRNVFQCYVFGARGSGKTSLLQSFIGRQPSDALPSNSERFATNSVELPDGTRKTLILREIPEGDVRSLLSDRESLAPCDVAVFVYDSCDEYSWQRARDLLVQVATHGENTGYEVPCLIVAAKDDLDQCAQALQESTRVSHDMGIETPIPISVKLRDLNNIFCRIVHAAQQPHLSIPETEAGKTRRQYRQLLNRSLMVVSVGAAVAVVGIAAYRVYAARKNSSS, encoded by the exons ATGGCGGGCGCGACGTCCCCGTCGGCGGCCGCGAATCTGGCGGGCAAGTCCGGCGTCCGCGTCGTCGTGATCGGCGACCCCGGCACCGGCAAGTCCAGCCTCGTTGTCGCGCTCGCCACCGAGCAATTCCCCGAGAACGTGCCCCGGGTCATGCCCCCCACCCGCCTCCCCGCCGACTACTTCCCCGACCGCGTCCCCATCACCATCATCGACACATCGTCCAG CCCGGAGCAGAAGCCGAAGTTGATCGCGGAGTGCCAGGCAGCCGATGCGGTGGTGCTCACGTACGCCTGCGACCGGCCCGCCACGCTGGAACGGCTCAGTTCGTTCTGGCTCCCCGAGCTCCGGCGACTCCAG TTGAAGACTCCAGTGATTGTGGTGGGGTGCAAACTGGACCTAAGGGACGAGCAGCAGGTTAGCCTTGAGCAGGTTATGGCGCCCATCATGCAGTCATTCCGCGAGATTGAGACCTGCATTGAGTGCTCTGCTCTTCGGCAGATCCAG GTGCCTGAGGTCTTCTACTATGCCCAGAAGGCAGTGCTTCACCCAACTGCTCCTCTCTTTGATCAAGAGGCCCAATCACTGAAGCCTCGCTGTGTGAGAGCATTAAAGCGGATATTCATTTTATGTGATAATGACAAGGATGGTGCTCTCAGTGATGTGGAGCTCAATGAATTCCAG GTCCGATGTTTTAGTGCTCCTCTCCAGCCTACTGAAATTTCAGGCGTAAAGAGAGTTGTTCAGGAGAAAATGCCTGAAGGCGTAAATGACAACGGACTTACCTTGACTGGGTTCCTTTTTCTGCATGCCCTATTTATTGAAAAAGGTCGTCTGGAAACTACATGGACTGTATTGAGGAAATTTGGTTATGACAATGACATCAAGCTTAGGGATGATCTCATTGCGATGCCAATTAAAAGAGCTCCTGATCAA ACACTGGAACTGACAAGTGAAGTGGTTGATTTCTTGAGAGGGATATTCAACATGTTTGACGTTGATAAT GATGGGGCTCTACTACCTTCTGAGCTGGAGGACCTTTTCTCAACAGCACCCGAAAA CCCATGGTCTTCTGATCCGTATAAAGACTGTGCTGAAAAGAATGTCTTGGGTGGTCTGTCACTTGAAGGGTTTCTTTCTAAG TGGGCTCTTATGACACTTAGAGATCCGACAAATAGTTATGCCAACCTTGTATATGTTGGCTATCCGGGCGAATTTAGTTCAGCATTTACTGTCACGAGGAAAAGACGAGTGGGTCGTAAGAAGCAACAGACTCAAAGAAATGTATTCCAGTGTTACGTTTTTGGTGCCAGAGGTTCTGGAAAGACGTCATTGCTACAATCATTCATTGGAAG GCAACCTTCTGATGCTCTGCCATCTAACAGTGAACGCTTTGCAACAAATTCTGTTGAACTGCCTGAT GGAACTAGAAAGACACTAATACTGCGAGAAATTCCTGAAGGTGATGTGAGATCGTTACTGTCTGACAGGGAATCATTGGCGCCCTGTGATGTAGCAGTGTTTGTTTATGATAG CTGTGATGAATATTCTTGGCAAAGAGCAAGAGACTTGCTTGTGCAGGTGGCTACACATGGAGAAAATACTGGCTACGAAGTTCCTTGCCTGATAGTTGCTGCGAAAGATGATCTTGACCAATGTGCGCAAGCTCTACAAGAGTCAACTAGA GTGAGCCATGACATGGGGATTGAAACACCAATTCCGATCAGCGTGAAGTTGAGAGATTTGAACAACATTTTCTGCAGAATAGTTCATGCAGCGCAGCAGCCCCATTTGAGCATTCCAGAGACTGAAGCTGGCAAAACACGCAGGCAATATCGTCAACTTCTAAACCGCTCCCTCATGGTTGTCTCTG TTGGAGCTGCTGTTGCAGTTGTTGGAATAGCTGCATACAGGGTTTATGCAGCCCGGAAGAACTCGTCCTCTTGA
- the LOC120649348 gene encoding uncharacterized protein LOC120649348 isoform X1, whose product MDLGMSMTTRGGSEQADNIVRAINNEPEEGLGQIEFFDWDEAMLKKEIDSFRKRYYALPDNDDYDAWAPISDQQLKDMELRFAICRIKAHKMLKGEDLSIAELRNMYPPAMLEEEGYFRRVERHFEWYFDRKYCEFAHLEDYQRLALRNPYHYLDWEFYHKNCNTLQGDREYVYFWEKLSSKTKRLKNFRSAKVSEQERVELEVFYHAVKIAGECTHCFTPLLHNGYNEYLWSVRYDKTRYEDSASLYFDIWKLVAKQKMSFKDALNQVKEKGMRSSCHFELEVELDSDRGLLIGPVTQHYYTYVAEINGNVPEDEAYEKVMEAVKKLENPRAIMIMPKRSWILQKKSVWCSQPNVAEQFRGHCINRVGWEAIPRNGRAIDVITPTDVSIYMC is encoded by the exons ATGGATCTCGGTATGAGTATGACTACACGGGGTGGCAGTGAACAGGCTGATAATATTGTCCGTGCCATCAACAATGAGCCGGAAGAAGGGCTGGGGCAGATCGAATTCTTTGACTGGGATGAGGCTATGCTCAAAAAGGAGATCGATTCTTTTCGCAAGAGGTACTATGCCCTTCCTGATAACGATGATTATGATGCTTGGGCTCCCATCAGTGACCAGCAGCTTAAAGACATGGAGTTACGGTTCGCCATATGTCGCATCAAAGCTCACAAG ATGTTGAAGGGAGAGGACCTGAGCATTGCAGAACTGAGAAATATGTACCCTCCGGCCATGCTTGAAGAGGAAGGGTATTTTCGCCGGGTCGAACGTCATTTCGAATGGTACTTTGATCGTAAGTACTGCGAGTTTGCTCACTTGGAGGACTACCAGCGGTTAGCTCTTCGTAATCCT TATCATTATCTGGATTGGGAGTTTTACCACAAAAATTGTAACACACTTCAGGGTGACCGAGAATATGTCTATTTCTGGGAAAAACTATCAAGTAAAACTAAG CGGCTTAAGAATTTCAGAAGCGCCAAAGTAAGTGAG CAAGAAAGAGTCGAGCTGGAGGTCTTTTACCATGCTGTGAAGATCGCAGGAGAGTGTACCCATTGTTTTACACCTTTGCTTCACAATGGCTACAAT GAATATTTGTGGAGTGTTAGGTATGATAAAACTCGGTATGAAGACTCTGCTAGTCTCTATTTTGATATTTGGAAACTGGTTGCTAAGCAAAAG ATGAGTTTCAAAGATGCTTTGAATCAAGTGAAAGAGAAAGGCATGCGATCGTCATGCCATTTTGAATTGGAAGTTGAGCTTGACAGTGATAGAGGGTTGTTGATTGGTCCGGTGACACAGCAT TATTATACCTATGTGGCTGAAATTAATGGAAAT GTACCAGAGGATGAAGCATATGAAAAGGTCATGGAGGCCGTCAAAAA ATTGGAAAATCCAAGAGCTATTATGATTATGCCAAAAAGAAGTTGGATATTGCAGAAAAAATCGGTTTGGTGCTCCCAGCCCAA CGTGGCAGAACAGTTCAGAGGTCACTGCATAAATCGAGTTGGTTGGGAGGCAATACCAAGAAACGGGCGGGCCATTGATGTTATTACTCCAACAGATGTGTCTATCTATATGTGCTAA
- the LOC120649345 gene encoding mitochondrial Rho GTPase 1-like isoform X2: MAGATSPSAAANLAGKSGVRVVVIGDPGTGKSSLVVALATEQFPENVPRVMPPTRLPADYFPDRVPITIIDTSSSPEQKPKLIAECQAADAVVLTYACDRPATLERLSSFWLPELRRLQTPVIVVGCKLDLRDEQQVSLEQVMAPIMQSFREIETCIECSALRQIQVPEVFYYAQKAVLHPTAPLFDQEAQSLKPRCVRALKRIFILCDNDKDGALSDVELNEFQVRCFSAPLQPTEISGVKRVVQEKMPEGVNDNGLTLTGFLFLHALFIEKGRLETTWTVLRKFGYDNDIKLRDDLIAMPIKRAPDQTLELTSEVVDFLRGIFNMFDVDNDGALLPSELEDLFSTAPENPWSSDPYKDCAEKNVLGGLSLEGFLSKWALMTLRDPTNSYANLVYVGYPGEFSSAFTVTRKRRVGRKKQQTQRNVFQCYVFGARGSGKTSLLQSFIGRQPSDALPSNSERFATNSVELPDGTRKTLILREIPEGDVRSLLSDRESLAPCDVAVFVYDSCDEYSWQRARDLLVQVATHGENTGYEVPCLIVAAKDDLDQCAQALQESTRVSHDMGIETPIPISVKLRDLNNIFCRIVHAAQQPHLSIPETEAGKTRRQYRQLLNRSLMVVSVGAAVAVVGIAAYRVYAARKNSSS; this comes from the exons ATGGCGGGCGCGACGTCCCCGTCGGCGGCCGCGAATCTGGCGGGCAAGTCCGGCGTCCGCGTCGTCGTGATCGGCGACCCCGGCACCGGCAAGTCCAGCCTCGTTGTCGCGCTCGCCACCGAGCAATTCCCCGAGAACGTGCCCCGGGTCATGCCCCCCACCCGCCTCCCCGCCGACTACTTCCCCGACCGCGTCCCCATCACCATCATCGACACATCGTCCAG CCCGGAGCAGAAGCCGAAGTTGATCGCGGAGTGCCAGGCAGCCGATGCGGTGGTGCTCACGTACGCCTGCGACCGGCCCGCCACGCTGGAACGGCTCAGTTCGTTCTGGCTCCCCGAGCTCCGGCGACTCCAG ACTCCAGTGATTGTGGTGGGGTGCAAACTGGACCTAAGGGACGAGCAGCAGGTTAGCCTTGAGCAGGTTATGGCGCCCATCATGCAGTCATTCCGCGAGATTGAGACCTGCATTGAGTGCTCTGCTCTTCGGCAGATCCAG GTGCCTGAGGTCTTCTACTATGCCCAGAAGGCAGTGCTTCACCCAACTGCTCCTCTCTTTGATCAAGAGGCCCAATCACTGAAGCCTCGCTGTGTGAGAGCATTAAAGCGGATATTCATTTTATGTGATAATGACAAGGATGGTGCTCTCAGTGATGTGGAGCTCAATGAATTCCAG GTCCGATGTTTTAGTGCTCCTCTCCAGCCTACTGAAATTTCAGGCGTAAAGAGAGTTGTTCAGGAGAAAATGCCTGAAGGCGTAAATGACAACGGACTTACCTTGACTGGGTTCCTTTTTCTGCATGCCCTATTTATTGAAAAAGGTCGTCTGGAAACTACATGGACTGTATTGAGGAAATTTGGTTATGACAATGACATCAAGCTTAGGGATGATCTCATTGCGATGCCAATTAAAAGAGCTCCTGATCAA ACACTGGAACTGACAAGTGAAGTGGTTGATTTCTTGAGAGGGATATTCAACATGTTTGACGTTGATAAT GATGGGGCTCTACTACCTTCTGAGCTGGAGGACCTTTTCTCAACAGCACCCGAAAA CCCATGGTCTTCTGATCCGTATAAAGACTGTGCTGAAAAGAATGTCTTGGGTGGTCTGTCACTTGAAGGGTTTCTTTCTAAG TGGGCTCTTATGACACTTAGAGATCCGACAAATAGTTATGCCAACCTTGTATATGTTGGCTATCCGGGCGAATTTAGTTCAGCATTTACTGTCACGAGGAAAAGACGAGTGGGTCGTAAGAAGCAACAGACTCAAAGAAATGTATTCCAGTGTTACGTTTTTGGTGCCAGAGGTTCTGGAAAGACGTCATTGCTACAATCATTCATTGGAAG GCAACCTTCTGATGCTCTGCCATCTAACAGTGAACGCTTTGCAACAAATTCTGTTGAACTGCCTGAT GGAACTAGAAAGACACTAATACTGCGAGAAATTCCTGAAGGTGATGTGAGATCGTTACTGTCTGACAGGGAATCATTGGCGCCCTGTGATGTAGCAGTGTTTGTTTATGATAG CTGTGATGAATATTCTTGGCAAAGAGCAAGAGACTTGCTTGTGCAGGTGGCTACACATGGAGAAAATACTGGCTACGAAGTTCCTTGCCTGATAGTTGCTGCGAAAGATGATCTTGACCAATGTGCGCAAGCTCTACAAGAGTCAACTAGA GTGAGCCATGACATGGGGATTGAAACACCAATTCCGATCAGCGTGAAGTTGAGAGATTTGAACAACATTTTCTGCAGAATAGTTCATGCAGCGCAGCAGCCCCATTTGAGCATTCCAGAGACTGAAGCTGGCAAAACACGCAGGCAATATCGTCAACTTCTAAACCGCTCCCTCATGGTTGTCTCTG TTGGAGCTGCTGTTGCAGTTGTTGGAATAGCTGCATACAGGGTTTATGCAGCCCGGAAGAACTCGTCCTCTTGA
- the LOC120649345 gene encoding mitochondrial Rho GTPase 1-like isoform X3 — MAGATSPSAAANLAGKSGVRVVVIGDPGTGKSSLVVALATEQFPENVPRVMPPTRLPADYFPDRVPITIIDTSSSPEQKPKLIAECQAADAVVLTYACDRPATLERLSSFWLPELRRLQLKTPVIVVGCKLDLRDEQQVPEVFYYAQKAVLHPTAPLFDQEAQSLKPRCVRALKRIFILCDNDKDGALSDVELNEFQVRCFSAPLQPTEISGVKRVVQEKMPEGVNDNGLTLTGFLFLHALFIEKGRLETTWTVLRKFGYDNDIKLRDDLIAMPIKRAPDQTLELTSEVVDFLRGIFNMFDVDNDGALLPSELEDLFSTAPENPWSSDPYKDCAEKNVLGGLSLEGFLSKWALMTLRDPTNSYANLVYVGYPGEFSSAFTVTRKRRVGRKKQQTQRNVFQCYVFGARGSGKTSLLQSFIGRQPSDALPSNSERFATNSVELPDGTRKTLILREIPEGDVRSLLSDRESLAPCDVAVFVYDSCDEYSWQRARDLLVQVATHGENTGYEVPCLIVAAKDDLDQCAQALQESTRVSHDMGIETPIPISVKLRDLNNIFCRIVHAAQQPHLSIPETEAGKTRRQYRQLLNRSLMVVSVGAAVAVVGIAAYRVYAARKNSSS; from the exons ATGGCGGGCGCGACGTCCCCGTCGGCGGCCGCGAATCTGGCGGGCAAGTCCGGCGTCCGCGTCGTCGTGATCGGCGACCCCGGCACCGGCAAGTCCAGCCTCGTTGTCGCGCTCGCCACCGAGCAATTCCCCGAGAACGTGCCCCGGGTCATGCCCCCCACCCGCCTCCCCGCCGACTACTTCCCCGACCGCGTCCCCATCACCATCATCGACACATCGTCCAG CCCGGAGCAGAAGCCGAAGTTGATCGCGGAGTGCCAGGCAGCCGATGCGGTGGTGCTCACGTACGCCTGCGACCGGCCCGCCACGCTGGAACGGCTCAGTTCGTTCTGGCTCCCCGAGCTCCGGCGACTCCAG TTGAAGACTCCAGTGATTGTGGTGGGGTGCAAACTGGACCTAAGGGACGAGCAGCAG GTGCCTGAGGTCTTCTACTATGCCCAGAAGGCAGTGCTTCACCCAACTGCTCCTCTCTTTGATCAAGAGGCCCAATCACTGAAGCCTCGCTGTGTGAGAGCATTAAAGCGGATATTCATTTTATGTGATAATGACAAGGATGGTGCTCTCAGTGATGTGGAGCTCAATGAATTCCAG GTCCGATGTTTTAGTGCTCCTCTCCAGCCTACTGAAATTTCAGGCGTAAAGAGAGTTGTTCAGGAGAAAATGCCTGAAGGCGTAAATGACAACGGACTTACCTTGACTGGGTTCCTTTTTCTGCATGCCCTATTTATTGAAAAAGGTCGTCTGGAAACTACATGGACTGTATTGAGGAAATTTGGTTATGACAATGACATCAAGCTTAGGGATGATCTCATTGCGATGCCAATTAAAAGAGCTCCTGATCAA ACACTGGAACTGACAAGTGAAGTGGTTGATTTCTTGAGAGGGATATTCAACATGTTTGACGTTGATAAT GATGGGGCTCTACTACCTTCTGAGCTGGAGGACCTTTTCTCAACAGCACCCGAAAA CCCATGGTCTTCTGATCCGTATAAAGACTGTGCTGAAAAGAATGTCTTGGGTGGTCTGTCACTTGAAGGGTTTCTTTCTAAG TGGGCTCTTATGACACTTAGAGATCCGACAAATAGTTATGCCAACCTTGTATATGTTGGCTATCCGGGCGAATTTAGTTCAGCATTTACTGTCACGAGGAAAAGACGAGTGGGTCGTAAGAAGCAACAGACTCAAAGAAATGTATTCCAGTGTTACGTTTTTGGTGCCAGAGGTTCTGGAAAGACGTCATTGCTACAATCATTCATTGGAAG GCAACCTTCTGATGCTCTGCCATCTAACAGTGAACGCTTTGCAACAAATTCTGTTGAACTGCCTGAT GGAACTAGAAAGACACTAATACTGCGAGAAATTCCTGAAGGTGATGTGAGATCGTTACTGTCTGACAGGGAATCATTGGCGCCCTGTGATGTAGCAGTGTTTGTTTATGATAG CTGTGATGAATATTCTTGGCAAAGAGCAAGAGACTTGCTTGTGCAGGTGGCTACACATGGAGAAAATACTGGCTACGAAGTTCCTTGCCTGATAGTTGCTGCGAAAGATGATCTTGACCAATGTGCGCAAGCTCTACAAGAGTCAACTAGA GTGAGCCATGACATGGGGATTGAAACACCAATTCCGATCAGCGTGAAGTTGAGAGATTTGAACAACATTTTCTGCAGAATAGTTCATGCAGCGCAGCAGCCCCATTTGAGCATTCCAGAGACTGAAGCTGGCAAAACACGCAGGCAATATCGTCAACTTCTAAACCGCTCCCTCATGGTTGTCTCTG TTGGAGCTGCTGTTGCAGTTGTTGGAATAGCTGCATACAGGGTTTATGCAGCCCGGAAGAACTCGTCCTCTTGA